In one Arachis duranensis cultivar V14167 chromosome 9, aradu.V14167.gnm2.J7QH, whole genome shotgun sequence genomic region, the following are encoded:
- the LOC107467569 gene encoding uncharacterized protein LOC107467569, with product MVFAASGQETMAMGPERSKPLHNFMLPCLKWGSQRHLRCMKVPSTDAAGDHRSPPPLTPRKRQFDASVSTDVARGSEKRIRVAAAAAAAASKHSPLRSGIHADDDGIDAVREKLMLDLKTEADRMKDAILRKEAVAVAADNDDVDVVVERRAREFAPTAVDTAAAAVTVAEMRPWNLRTRRAAYKDPAVGSGESGKGQLRIEEKMPYSSPSRNTGGGTVVMSPKVKASPEKKMEKVKFSLPLARKEIEDDFMVLVGHRPPRRPKKRPRIIQRQLDSLFPGLWLSEVTADSYKVPEEEATKR from the exons ATGGTGTTTGCGGCTTCTGGACAAGAGACTATGGCCATGGGACCCGAGAGGTCCAAGCCTCTTCACAATTTCATGTTGCCGTGCTTGAAGTGGGGGAGTCAGCGCCACCTACGCTGCATGAAGGTGCCTTCCACCGACGCTGCCGGAGATCACCGATCTCCGCCGCCGCTCACACCGAGGAAGAGGCAATTCGATGCGTCGGTCAGCACCGACGTCGCGAGAGGTTCCGAGAAGAGGATACGGGTGGCGGCGGCGGCGGCAGCGGCAGCGTCGAAGCATTCCCCGTTGCGGTCGGGGATTCACGCCGACGACGATGGGATCGATGCGGTGAGGGAGAAGCTGATGCTTGATCTGAAGACTGAGGCTGATAGGATGAAAGATGCGATTTTGAGGAAGGAGGCGGTGGCGGTGGCTGCGGATAACGACGATGTCGACGTAGTGGTGGAGCGAAGAGCGCGGGAATTCGCGCCGACGGCAGTGGATACTGCGGCGGCGGCGGTGACGGTGGCCGAAATGAGGCCGTGGAATCTGCGAACGAGAAGGGCCGCATATAAGGATCCGGCGGTTGGCTCCGGCGAGAGTGGGAAGGGACAGCTTAGGATTGAGGAGAAGATGCCGTATTCGTCTCCGTCGAGGAATACCGGCGGCGGCACCGTCGTGATGTCCCCGAAAGTGAAGGCAAGTCCGGAGAAGAAGATGGAAAAGGTGAAATTTTCGTTGCCGCTGGCGAGGAAGGAGATTGAAGACGATTTCATGGTGTTGGTGGGTCACCGGCCTCCGAGGAGGCCCAAGAAGAGGCCCAGAATTATTCAGAGGCAACTGGAT AGCCTCTTCCCTGGGCTGTGGTTGTCCGAAGTTACAGCTGATTCATACAAAGTTCCTGAAGAGGAGGCTACCAAG AGGTAG